One Thiocapsa sp. genomic window carries:
- a CDS encoding type II toxin-antitoxin system RelE/ParE family toxin — protein sequence MPTVVYSLRMFEILKTDTFDRWLSSLRDRQAVARINARLRNATHGNLGDCAPVGEGVSEMRIFYGPGYRLYFTRRGEALIVLLCGGEKATQQRDIERAKALAATWSD from the coding sequence ATGCCAACTGTAGTTTACAGTTTGCGCATGTTCGAGATCCTTAAAACCGACACCTTCGATCGCTGGTTGAGCAGCCTGCGCGACCGTCAAGCCGTCGCCAGGATCAACGCCAGGCTGCGCAACGCAACACACGGCAACCTCGGGGATTGCGCGCCGGTCGGAGAAGGCGTCTCGGAGATGCGAATCTTCTATGGGCCGGGCTACCGGCTGTATTTCACCCGCCGGGGCGAGGCGTTGATCGTGCTGCTGTGCGGCGGAGAGAAAGCCACGCAACAGCGCGACATCGAGCGCGCCAAAGCCCTGGCCGCAACCTGGAGCGATTGA
- a CDS encoding addiction module antidote protein produces MSERVTRWDSADYLDTEEDIRLYLQACIEEDPGDGALIRSALGDISRARNFSALAREVGVSREGLRKALGPDGNPSFALVLKMSRALGLHLTLTPGSGHAEPPMPCATAPGPTPSAP; encoded by the coding sequence ATGAGCGAGCGCGTCACCCGTTGGGACAGTGCCGACTACCTGGACACCGAGGAGGACATCCGTCTCTACCTGCAAGCCTGCATCGAAGAGGATCCGGGCGACGGCGCGCTGATCCGCTCCGCCCTTGGCGACATCTCCCGCGCGCGCAACTTCAGCGCCCTGGCGCGCGAGGTCGGCGTGAGCCGCGAAGGGTTGCGCAAGGCGCTGGGACCGGACGGCAACCCCTCCTTTGCCCTGGTGCTCAAGATGAGCCGGGCACTGGGCCTGCACCTGACGTTGACGCCGGGGAGCGGTCATGCCGAGCCTCCCATGCCTTGCGCGACAGCACCTGGCCCCACGCCGTCCGCGCCGTGA
- a CDS encoding ankyrin repeat domain-containing protein: protein MMKVYVPTLLLIAALSLPGCTEPAAPTVNLHRAVEIGDIDQVSRHIYWKSDLDRPDAHGDPPLHVAARAGRVAIARTLARNGADLKAPNAAGKTPLEVALEHGRIQVASMLIDQGAQLDAQGALVALVEAGVIDRDTLNFLVNAGAQIDKPGPNGDAPLHVAIRNGHLETVRRLILAGADVNQPADDGRMPLRIARESAPGRDARFIVSTLALNGARADPAP, encoded by the coding sequence ATGATGAAGGTTTACGTTCCGACTCTGCTGCTGATTGCAGCGCTGTCGCTCCCGGGCTGCACGGAACCTGCCGCACCGACGGTGAATCTGCACCGGGCGGTCGAGATCGGGGATATCGACCAGGTCTCACGTCATATCTACTGGAAGAGCGATCTCGATCGGCCGGATGCGCACGGCGACCCGCCGCTGCACGTCGCCGCGCGCGCGGGACGCGTCGCCATCGCGCGGACGCTCGCCCGCAACGGCGCGGATCTCAAGGCACCGAATGCCGCGGGGAAGACTCCGCTCGAGGTCGCGCTCGAGCACGGGCGCATTCAGGTCGCCAGCATGCTCATCGACCAAGGCGCGCAGCTCGATGCACAGGGCGCATTGGTCGCGTTGGTCGAGGCGGGAGTGATCGACCGCGATACTCTGAATTTCCTCGTCAATGCGGGCGCGCAGATCGACAAACCGGGGCCGAACGGGGATGCGCCGCTGCATGTCGCCATCCGAAACGGGCATCTCGAGACGGTACGGCGACTGATCCTCGCCGGCGCCGATGTCAATCAACCCGCCGACGACGGTCGCATGCCGCTGCGGATTGCGCGAGAATCGGCGCCCGGGCGCGACGCCCGGTTTATCGTCTCGACCCTCGCGCTCAACGGTGCGAGGGCGGACCCAGCCCCCTGA
- a CDS encoding DUF4399 domain-containing protein, protein MKKRGFKRASLSLLIAAGLTFGAFGAHAAVERTAAPEGARAYIIAPEDGATMPQTFVVRFGLSGMGVAPAGADLPNTGHHHLLVDMDSLPPLDQPIGADILHFGGGQTETELTLPPGEHTLQILLGDKNHLPHDPPIVSERITITVE, encoded by the coding sequence ATGAAGAAGAGAGGGTTCAAACGTGCATCACTGTCCCTGCTGATCGCGGCAGGCCTGACCTTCGGTGCCTTCGGCGCGCACGCAGCCGTCGAACGCACCGCGGCACCCGAGGGGGCCCGGGCGTACATCATTGCGCCGGAGGACGGTGCAACCATGCCGCAGACCTTCGTGGTGCGATTCGGACTCTCGGGGATGGGGGTTGCACCGGCGGGAGCCGATCTCCCCAACACGGGACATCATCACCTGCTGGTCGACATGGACAGTCTGCCGCCGCTCGACCAACCGATCGGCGCCGATATCCTGCATTTCGGGGGCGGTCAGACGGAGACCGAGCTCACGTTGCCGCCGGGCGAGCACACCCTGCAGATCCTCCTGGGCGACAAAAATCACCTTCCGCATGATCCGCCGATCGTCTCGGAGCGGATCACCATCACGGTCGAGTAG
- a CDS encoding MBL fold metallo-hydrolase — protein MRFCSLGSGSRGNATLVESAGCRVLVDNGLSLRELHQRLRSVDVEPDSIDVLLLTHEHGDHVKGVRSFARRHRAEVWTTPGTWRAAGTPEIPRLRLLSGQGQWMRIDGLRIRSYPVPHDAREPCQFLFEADGRRLGMLTDAGCVTPHMTEVLQDCDALILELNHDPDLLRRGPYPPSLQRRVAGDFGHLSNLQAAGLLDALPNRAIAQLCVAHVSETNNHPDLVRTSIRGVCESLADRTLIFEQDQASTWCVS, from the coding sequence GTGCGTTTCTGCTCTCTCGGCAGCGGCAGCCGCGGTAATGCCACGCTGGTGGAAAGCGCGGGCTGCCGCGTGCTGGTGGACAACGGCCTCAGCCTACGCGAGTTGCATCAGCGCCTGCGATCGGTGGACGTCGAGCCGGACAGCATCGATGTCCTGCTCCTAACCCATGAGCACGGCGACCATGTGAAGGGTGTCCGGTCCTTCGCAAGGCGACATCGCGCGGAGGTCTGGACGACCCCGGGTACCTGGCGGGCGGCCGGCACCCCCGAGATCCCGAGGTTGCGGCTACTCTCCGGTCAGGGGCAGTGGATGCGTATCGACGGCCTGCGTATCCGCTCCTACCCAGTCCCGCACGACGCCCGCGAACCTTGTCAGTTCCTCTTCGAGGCGGATGGACGTCGCCTGGGGATGCTGACGGATGCCGGCTGCGTGACACCCCACATGACGGAGGTTCTTCAGGATTGCGATGCGTTGATCCTGGAGCTCAACCATGATCCGGATCTGCTGCGTCGCGGCCCTTATCCGCCGAGTCTGCAGCGACGCGTCGCCGGCGACTTCGGGCATCTCAGCAACCTGCAAGCCGCCGGCCTGCTCGATGCCTTGCCGAACCGAGCCATCGCGCAGCTCTGCGTTGCGCATGTCAGCGAGACCAACAACCATCCCGATCTCGTCCGCACAAGCATCCGCGGGGTTTGCGAGTCGCTCGCCGATCGGACTTTGATCTTTGAGCAGGATCAGGCGAGCACTTGGTGTGTGTCTTGA
- a CDS encoding IS1595 family transposase produces MLNIQNLVDDAKCFETVRALRWPEGVRCVHCASAEINKQGRDPTQPERQKYRCKDCGRWFDDLSETILAGHHQPLRTWVLCLYFMGLNLSNRQIGQELGLHKDDAQRMTQQLREGIESKQSLPVLDGEVEADEVYVVAGHKGNPEAVKKARKGRRRRLKGARGRGTLAKEKPPILGLIQRGGEVVLRMLDNVQQKTIKPIILACVAEGTRFYTDEYDIYARLPAWGYEHHSVCHSRGEYARDEDGDGFHEVHVNTIEGVWSLAALLAAPSPRDLSGTPPDVPELFSVRPQQSCAREGAPPGALGSADCLAVWNAD; encoded by the coding sequence ATGTTGAACATCCAGAATCTCGTCGACGACGCCAAATGTTTCGAGACCGTCCGTGCCCTGCGTTGGCCCGAGGGGGTGCGCTGCGTGCACTGCGCCTCGGCCGAGATCAACAAGCAAGGTCGGGATCCGACGCAACCCGAGCGGCAGAAGTACCGCTGCAAGGACTGCGGGCGCTGGTTCGATGATTTGAGCGAGACGATTCTGGCCGGCCATCATCAGCCACTGCGAACCTGGGTGTTATGCCTGTATTTCATGGGCTTGAACCTGTCCAACCGGCAGATCGGCCAAGAACTGGGCCTTCACAAGGATGACGCCCAGCGCATGACGCAACAGTTGCGCGAGGGCATCGAGTCCAAGCAGTCCTTGCCCGTGCTCGACGGCGAGGTCGAGGCCGACGAGGTGTACGTGGTCGCCGGTCACAAAGGGAACCCCGAGGCGGTAAAAAAAGCGCGCAAAGGCCGTCGGCGCCGACTGAAGGGGGCGCGCGGTCGCGGCACCCTGGCCAAAGAGAAGCCACCGATTCTCGGCCTGATCCAGCGCGGCGGCGAGGTGGTGCTGCGGATGCTGGATAACGTCCAACAGAAGACCATCAAACCCATTATCCTCGCCTGCGTGGCCGAGGGGACGCGCTTCTACACCGATGAGTATGACATCTACGCCCGCTTGCCGGCATGGGGTTACGAGCACCACAGCGTCTGCCACAGCCGCGGAGAGTACGCCCGCGACGAGGACGGTGATGGCTTCCATGAGGTCCACGTCAACACCATCGAGGGCGTCTGGTCGTTGGCTGCGCTCCTGGCTGCGCCCTCACCGCGGGATCTCTCAGGAACACCTCCCGATGTACCTGAGCTTTTTTCAGTTCGTCCACAACAGTCGTGCGCGCGGGAAGGGGCTCCTCCCGGCGCTCTTGGCAGCGCTGATTGTCTAGCTGTCTGGAATGCAGATTGA
- a CDS encoding cation-translocating P-type ATPase: MTAETHPRRWHGLGVAETAASLDVDPARGLATAEADLRRRRYGENALAETKARPLWLRFLDQFRNLLVIVLLFAAALAWTIGDLKDAVVILIVVILNAALGFYQEHRAERTLSTLKAMVAVRARVRRDGRIGEVEAADLVPGDLVLLEAGDRVPADGRLLTAPNLEVDEAALTGESQPVGKRIQALDAADPPLAERLNMLYMNTVVTRGRAEMLVVDTGMTTEIGRLAGLIAETPDSETPLQRQLDTLGKRLAAIAGVIVTLIFVLDLTRGLPWTQAAITAVALAVAAIPEGLPAVVTVTLAIGMWRMAQNRAILKKLSAVETLGSTTVICSDKTGTLTLNRMTARAGWFAGGRFSVEGDGYGAEGAILRDDPSAPTDPIDPIDLARPMALCNESRVRDGALIGDPTEGALWVLARKAGLDPESEQARRPRIAEIPFDSAHKFMATFHHAGDQVELFVKGAPDVLLARASHWLTANGEQPLDAATRERIEAENELLASQALRVLAVARRTIPARDYEPADDLWRWAEGWTFVGLAGLMDPPRPEAAEAIARCRQAGIQVKMITGDHKLTAEAIGRELGLTGEVVTGAELDAMDEAALGQRIEDIGVIARVSPAHKVRIVKALKARGHVVAMTGDGVNDAPAVKAADIGVAMGLTGTAVTREAATMVLMDDNFATIVRAVEEGRVIFDNIVKFVRFQLSTNIGAILTVLAATLMGLPTPFTAIQLLWINIIMDGPPAMTLGVEPARPGIMRALPRRQDSQILTLKRLALLGLYGTTMMFGTLWLFQDALTTHGEAYALTLAFTTFVLFQFFNVFNARSEHGSAFNTHFLANGKLWLALGAVLALQVLVVNWSTAQEIFGTVHLQPIDWLKAALVASSVLLLDEGRKWGQRRFSTMRFWSSDEQRPRA, encoded by the coding sequence ATGACTGCCGAGACGCATCCGCGTCGGTGGCACGGCTTGGGTGTCGCGGAGACCGCCGCGTCGCTGGACGTGGATCCCGCTCGGGGTCTCGCCACGGCCGAGGCGGATCTGCGACGTCGCCGTTACGGCGAGAACGCACTCGCCGAAACCAAGGCGCGCCCGCTCTGGCTCAGATTCCTGGACCAGTTCCGAAACCTGCTGGTGATCGTGCTCCTCTTCGCGGCCGCACTGGCCTGGACCATCGGGGACCTCAAAGACGCCGTGGTCATCCTGATCGTCGTGATCCTCAATGCGGCGCTCGGCTTCTATCAAGAGCACCGTGCCGAGCGCACGCTCTCCACCCTCAAAGCGATGGTCGCGGTCCGTGCTCGCGTGCGGCGCGACGGTCGGATCGGCGAGGTCGAAGCGGCCGATCTGGTGCCCGGCGATCTGGTCCTGCTCGAGGCAGGCGATCGTGTGCCCGCGGACGGGCGCCTGCTGACGGCACCCAACCTGGAGGTGGACGAGGCCGCCCTGACCGGCGAGTCCCAGCCGGTCGGCAAACGCATACAGGCATTGGACGCAGCCGACCCGCCGCTGGCCGAGCGCCTGAACATGCTTTACATGAACACCGTGGTGACGCGCGGCCGGGCCGAGATGCTGGTCGTCGACACCGGCATGACCACCGAGATCGGCCGGCTGGCCGGGTTGATCGCCGAGACGCCGGACTCCGAGACACCCCTGCAACGTCAGCTGGATACGCTCGGCAAGCGGCTGGCGGCGATCGCCGGGGTCATCGTCACCCTGATCTTCGTCCTCGACCTGACACGCGGACTACCCTGGACGCAGGCCGCAATCACCGCCGTTGCGCTCGCGGTGGCAGCGATCCCCGAGGGCCTGCCGGCCGTCGTCACCGTGACCCTGGCGATCGGCATGTGGCGGATGGCCCAGAACCGGGCGATCCTCAAGAAGCTCTCGGCGGTCGAAACCCTGGGCTCGACCACCGTGATTTGTTCCGATAAGACGGGGACACTCACGCTCAACCGGATGACGGCGCGTGCCGGCTGGTTTGCAGGCGGGCGCTTCAGTGTCGAAGGCGACGGCTACGGGGCCGAGGGCGCGATTCTTCGGGACGATCCGAGCGCGCCGACCGACCCGATCGATCCGATCGACCTGGCGCGTCCCATGGCGCTCTGCAACGAATCGCGCGTGCGCGACGGCGCGTTGATCGGGGATCCCACCGAGGGCGCCCTCTGGGTTCTCGCCCGCAAGGCCGGTCTCGACCCGGAATCCGAGCAGGCGCGCCGCCCGCGGATCGCCGAGATCCCCTTCGACTCCGCCCACAAGTTCATGGCGACCTTTCACCATGCCGGCGATCAGGTCGAGCTGTTCGTCAAAGGTGCGCCGGACGTCCTGCTCGCCCGCGCCTCGCACTGGCTGACTGCAAACGGCGAGCAACCACTCGACGCCGCGACCCGCGAGCGTATCGAGGCCGAGAACGAGCTCCTCGCGAGCCAAGCGCTGCGGGTGCTCGCCGTGGCACGGCGGACCATCCCGGCCCGTGATTACGAGCCCGCGGACGACCTGTGGCGATGGGCCGAGGGCTGGACCTTCGTGGGGCTTGCCGGCCTCATGGACCCGCCGCGCCCGGAGGCCGCCGAGGCCATCGCCCGCTGTCGGCAGGCCGGCATCCAGGTCAAGATGATTACGGGCGACCACAAGCTCACTGCCGAGGCCATCGGGCGCGAGCTCGGGTTGACCGGCGAGGTCGTCACCGGCGCCGAGCTCGACGCGATGGACGAGGCCGCACTCGGGCAGCGGATCGAGGACATCGGCGTCATCGCGCGGGTCTCGCCGGCCCACAAGGTCCGGATCGTGAAGGCGCTCAAGGCGCGTGGCCATGTCGTGGCCATGACCGGCGACGGGGTGAACGACGCGCCCGCGGTGAAGGCTGCGGATATCGGTGTCGCCATGGGTCTGACGGGCACGGCCGTCACGCGCGAGGCCGCGACCATGGTGTTGATGGACGACAACTTCGCGACCATCGTCCGGGCAGTCGAGGAAGGGCGCGTCATCTTCGACAACATCGTGAAGTTCGTGCGCTTTCAGCTCTCGACCAATATCGGCGCCATCCTGACCGTGCTGGCGGCAACCCTGATGGGGCTTCCGACCCCCTTCACGGCGATCCAACTCCTCTGGATCAACATCATCATGGACGGCCCGCCCGCGATGACCCTCGGCGTCGAGCCGGCGCGTCCCGGCATCATGCGGGCCCTGCCCCGCCGACAGGACTCTCAGATCCTCACGCTGAAGCGCTTGGCGCTCCTCGGCCTCTACGGCACCACCATGATGTTCGGCACGCTCTGGCTGTTTCAGGATGCCTTGACCACCCACGGCGAGGCCTACGCCCTCACACTCGCCTTCACCACCTTCGTCCTCTTTCAGTTCTTCAACGTCTTCAATGCCCGCAGCGAGCACGGCAGCGCCTTCAACACCCACTTCCTCGCGAACGGCAAACTCTGGCTCGCACTCGGCGCCGTCCTCGCGCTCCAGGTTCTGGTCGTGAATTGGTCAACGGCTCAGGAGATCTTCGGAACGGTTCACCTGCAACCCATCGACTGGCTCAAGGCCGCGCTCGTCGCCTCCAGCGTGCTCCTGCTCGACGAAGGCAGGAAGTGGGGGCAACGGCGATTCTCAACCATGCGTTTCTGGAGTTCCGATGAGCAGCGTCCCCGAGCATGA
- the dapA gene encoding 4-hydroxy-tetrahydrodipicolinate synthase yields MFRGSIVALITPMHEDGGIDDASLGRLVDFHVDAGTTAIVAVGTTGESATLDEEEHCAVIRRTLELAAGRIPIIAGTGANSTREAITLTRCAKEAGAQAALLVTPYYNKPTQEGLYLHYRAIAEAVDIPQILYNVPGRTACDLLPETAARLAPIDNIVGIKDATGDLTRVGRLRAGCGEGFALYSGDDATGCEFMLMGGDGVISVTSNLAPRLMQDMCEAALAGDREHAESINRRLDALHHDLFVQSNPIPVKWAAAEMGLCSKGIRLPLTWLSDEHHARVRAAMEQAGVL; encoded by the coding sequence ATGTTTCGCGGCAGCATCGTTGCCCTCATCACCCCCATGCACGAAGACGGGGGCATCGACGACGCGAGCCTCGGGCGTCTCGTCGACTTCCATGTCGACGCCGGGACCACGGCCATCGTCGCAGTCGGGACCACGGGAGAATCGGCAACGCTCGACGAAGAGGAGCACTGCGCGGTCATTCGCAGAACGCTCGAGCTTGCCGCCGGCAGGATCCCCATCATCGCGGGTACGGGCGCCAACTCGACCCGCGAGGCGATCACCCTGACCCGCTGCGCCAAGGAGGCCGGCGCACAGGCCGCCCTTCTGGTGACACCCTATTACAACAAACCCACCCAAGAGGGGCTGTATCTGCATTATCGTGCGATCGCCGAGGCCGTGGATATCCCGCAGATCCTCTACAACGTGCCGGGCCGCACGGCCTGCGATCTGCTGCCCGAGACTGCGGCTCGGCTCGCGCCGATCGACAACATCGTCGGCATCAAGGACGCGACGGGTGACCTCACCCGTGTCGGGCGGTTGCGTGCCGGCTGCGGCGAGGGATTCGCGCTCTACAGCGGGGATGATGCGACCGGGTGCGAGTTCATGCTGATGGGCGGCGACGGCGTGATCTCGGTGACCTCGAATCTAGCCCCGCGATTGATGCAGGACATGTGCGAGGCGGCGCTCGCGGGCGATCGCGAGCATGCAGAGTCCATCAATCGGCGGCTCGATGCCCTGCATCACGACCTGTTCGTACAGTCCAATCCGATCCCGGTAAAATGGGCCGCTGCCGAGATGGGGCTGTGCTCGAAAGGGATCCGTCTCCCGCTCACCTGGCTCTCCGACGAGCACCATGCACGCGTTCGTGCGGCAATGGAGCAAGCGGGTGTGCTCTGA
- the groL gene encoding chaperonin GroEL (60 kDa chaperone family; promotes refolding of misfolded polypeptides especially under stressful conditions; forms two stacked rings of heptamers to form a barrel-shaped 14mer; ends can be capped by GroES; misfolded proteins enter the barrel where they are refolded when GroES binds): MSAKQISFSEQARARMLRGVDILANAVKVTLGPKGRNVVIEKSWGAPTITKDGVSVAKAIELKDKLENMGAQMVKEVASKTSDIAGDGTTTATVLAQAMVREGMKAVAAGMNPMDIKRGIDKAVEASVTELKALSRPCSTNKEIAQVGTISANSDDSIGQIIAEAMEKVGKEGVITVEEGKSLQNELELVEGMQFDRGYLSPYFINNQQSQKAELDAPYILLYDKKISNIRDLLPVLESVAKAGKPLLIVAEDVEGEALATLVVNNLRGILKVCAVKAPGFGDRRKAMLQDLAILTGGTVISEEVGLSLEKATLSDLGSAKTVQIAKEDTVVIDGAGSHDEIKGRCDQIRSQVEDTTSDYDREKLQERLAKLAGGVAVVKVGAATEMEMKEKKARVEDALHATRAAVEEGIVPGGGVALIRAIGAVVGLKGANSDQDLGIAIARRALEEPLRQIVTNAGDEASVVMSKVAEGTASFGYNAATGEYGDMMDMGIIDPTKVTRTALQNAASIAGLMITTEAMVADEPKKEKGAAAPGGGMDDMDY, translated from the coding sequence ATGAGTGCAAAACAGATTTCCTTCAGCGAACAAGCCCGTGCCCGGATGCTCCGCGGCGTCGACATCCTCGCCAACGCGGTCAAGGTCACCTTGGGTCCGAAGGGCCGCAACGTCGTCATCGAGAAGTCCTGGGGCGCCCCGACCATCACCAAGGACGGCGTCTCCGTCGCCAAGGCGATCGAGCTGAAGGACAAGCTCGAAAACATGGGCGCGCAGATGGTCAAGGAGGTCGCCTCCAAGACCTCCGATATCGCCGGCGACGGCACCACCACCGCCACCGTGCTGGCTCAGGCCATGGTCCGCGAAGGCATGAAGGCCGTGGCTGCCGGCATGAACCCGATGGACATCAAGCGCGGTATCGACAAGGCGGTCGAGGCTTCGGTGACCGAGCTCAAGGCGCTTTCGCGCCCCTGCTCGACCAACAAGGAGATCGCCCAGGTCGGCACCATCTCGGCCAATTCTGACGACTCGATCGGCCAGATCATCGCCGAGGCGATGGAGAAGGTCGGCAAGGAAGGCGTCATCACCGTCGAGGAAGGCAAGTCGCTGCAGAACGAGCTCGAGCTGGTCGAGGGTATGCAGTTCGACCGCGGGTATCTGTCGCCCTACTTCATCAACAATCAGCAGAGCCAGAAGGCCGAGCTCGATGCGCCCTACATCCTGCTTTACGACAAGAAGATCTCCAATATCCGCGACCTGCTCCCCGTACTGGAGTCCGTCGCCAAGGCCGGCAAACCGCTGTTGATCGTCGCCGAAGATGTCGAGGGCGAGGCGCTGGCGACCCTGGTCGTGAACAACCTGCGCGGCATCCTCAAGGTCTGTGCGGTGAAGGCACCGGGCTTCGGCGATCGTCGCAAGGCGATGCTGCAGGATCTGGCCATCCTCACCGGCGGTACCGTGATCTCGGAAGAGGTCGGTCTGTCGCTCGAGAAGGCGACCCTGAGTGATCTGGGCTCGGCCAAGACCGTCCAGATCGCCAAGGAAGACACCGTCGTCATCGACGGCGCCGGCTCGCACGACGAGATCAAGGGCCGCTGCGATCAGATCCGCAGTCAGGTCGAGGACACCACCTCGGATTACGACCGCGAGAAGCTGCAAGAGAGACTGGCCAAGCTGGCCGGCGGTGTCGCTGTCGTGAAGGTCGGCGCCGCCACCGAGATGGAGATGAAGGAGAAGAAGGCGCGTGTGGAAGACGCCCTGCACGCCACCCGTGCGGCGGTCGAGGAAGGGATCGTTCCCGGCGGCGGTGTGGCATTGATTCGTGCCATCGGCGCGGTCGTCGGTCTGAAGGGCGCCAACAGCGACCAGGATCTCGGCATCGCCATCGCGCGCCGTGCCCTGGAAGAACCGCTGCGTCAGATCGTGACGAACGCCGGCGACGAGGCATCCGTGGTCATGAGCAAGGTCGCCGAAGGCACCGCCAGCTTCGGCTACAACGCCGCGACCGGCGAGTATGGCGACATGATGGACATGGGCATCATCGATCCGACCAAGGTGACCCGCACGGCGCTTCAAAACGCCGCCTCCATCGCCGGCTTGATGATCACCACCGAAGCCATGGTGGCGGATGAGCCCAAGAAGGAGAAGGGCGCCGCTGCACCGGGCGGCGGCATGGACGATATGGACTACTAA
- a CDS encoding co-chaperone GroES produces MNLRPLHDRVVVRRKEEERTSAGGILIPDSAAEKPIEGEVIAVGNGKLLDNGDVRRLDVKVGDRVLFGKYSGTEVKLSEEKLLVMREDDIMGVIE; encoded by the coding sequence ATGAACCTACGTCCTTTGCATGACCGTGTCGTCGTTCGCCGCAAGGAGGAGGAGCGCACCTCCGCCGGCGGCATCCTGATCCCGGACTCGGCGGCCGAGAAGCCGATCGAAGGCGAGGTCATCGCCGTCGGCAACGGCAAGCTGCTGGACAACGGCGACGTCCGCCGCCTGGATGTGAAGGTCGGCGACCGCGTGTTGTTCGGCAAGTATTCCGGCACCGAGGTCAAGCTCTCCGAGGAGAAGCTGCTGGTGATGCGCGAAGACGACATCATGGGCGTCATCGAATAG
- the bamC gene encoding outer membrane protein assembly factor BamC, giving the protein MRPRLWPTGGVSAGLALTLLLSGCGSSVISDAIPDQRLAYKKQQEAGENLEIPPDLTAGRFDDALDIPPVGGATYSEYSGSRAQRQRVAASGEVLPETPNVELQRRDSERWLEVQASPQQVWPKVISFWREQGILLVEQNPSVGVMRTDWLDNRAEIRRDFVTRMISKVVEGVYATSTRDQYSLRIEPGTTPGTTDIHLTHRGMEERLVTNAIGDGSRTIWEPSGTDPGKEAEMLRRLMVFLGASEQRAAAASPVSGGSSGGAGTGLAMRPVGARLVSEGGSQALVIQEDFRRAWRTAGSALDRAGFAVEDRDMSEGIYYVRYAGRDGASEDKSPGLLSRMAFWKKNEVDPVKQYQVRVQGGETESRVTVLDARGNPDTSESSQRILTLMKEQIR; this is encoded by the coding sequence TTGAGACCACGTCTATGGCCGACCGGCGGCGTTTCCGCCGGCTTGGCGCTGACCCTGCTTTTGTCGGGTTGCGGCTCGAGCGTCATCAGCGACGCGATCCCCGATCAGCGGCTTGCCTACAAGAAGCAACAGGAGGCCGGCGAGAATCTCGAGATCCCGCCTGATCTGACCGCAGGGCGGTTCGACGATGCCCTCGACATTCCGCCCGTCGGCGGGGCGACCTACTCGGAGTACAGCGGGAGTCGCGCGCAACGCCAGCGTGTCGCGGCTTCGGGCGAGGTCCTTCCCGAGACACCCAATGTGGAGTTGCAGCGGCGTGACTCCGAGCGCTGGCTCGAGGTGCAGGCCTCGCCGCAGCAGGTGTGGCCCAAGGTCATCTCCTTCTGGCGAGAGCAGGGCATCCTCTTGGTCGAGCAGAATCCGTCCGTCGGCGTGATGCGCACCGATTGGCTGGATAACCGCGCCGAGATCCGGCGCGATTTCGTCACGCGCATGATCAGCAAGGTCGTCGAGGGGGTCTACGCGACCTCGACGCGCGATCAGTACAGTCTGCGTATCGAGCCCGGCACGACACCCGGAACCACCGACATCCATCTCACGCATCGCGGGATGGAGGAGCGGCTGGTCACCAACGCGATCGGTGACGGCAGCCGGACCATTTGGGAGCCCAGCGGGACCGATCCCGGCAAGGAAGCCGAGATGTTGCGGCGTCTCATGGTTTTTCTGGGTGCATCCGAGCAGCGTGCCGCGGCCGCGAGCCCCGTCTCCGGGGGCAGCTCCGGCGGCGCCGGAACCGGGCTTGCCATGCGGCCCGTCGGTGCTCGCCTCGTCAGCGAGGGGGGCTCTCAAGCCCTGGTGATCCAGGAGGACTTCCGTCGCGCCTGGAGGACCGCCGGATCGGCACTGGATCGTGCCGGATTCGCCGTGGAAGATCGCGATATGAGTGAGGGCATCTACTATGTCCGATACGCAGGGCGGGATGGCGCGTCCGAGGACAAGAGCCCCGGCCTCCTCTCGCGGATGGCCTTCTGGAAGAAGAACGAGGTCGACCCGGTCAAGCAGTATCAGGTGCGTGTGCAGGGTGGCGAAACCGAATCACGGGTTACCGTGCTGGATGCACGCGGGAATCCGGATACATCCGAGTCGAGCCAGCGGATCCTGACGCTGATGAAGGAGCAGATTCGCTAG